A region of the Lycium barbarum isolate Lr01 chromosome 1, ASM1917538v2, whole genome shotgun sequence genome:
GCAatgtattttgatttttttttttctggatcATGCTTAGCATTAAGTGGTTTATTAAAAATATTGTACTCTTTATAGAAGCGTGCTGCTAGTTTAATTATGTATATGTTTCATCGTGTTTAGTAATGATTTGATGTGTTATTATTGTTGGATTAACTGAGTTTTGGCTTTTGAATGTTTAACTCTTGAAGGTGAACGTTCCTAAGACAAAGAAGACCTACTGCAAGTCCAAGGACTGCAAGAAGCACACCTTGCATAAGGTCACACAATACAAGAAGGGGAAAGATAGCTTAGCTGCTCAGGGAAAGCGTCGTTATGATCGCAAGCAGTCTGGTTATGGTGGACAAACAAAACCCGTCTTCCATAAAAAGGTGAGAACCATTCCCTTCAACCTAGTCCGTATTGGCTGCCTATATATGTAGTCACTATCTATAAGATCCATTTTGGCTGATCTCAATCCAATAATCAataacttagagcccgtttggattggcttataagttgttttcagcttttttgagtgtttggctggccagcttaaagtcattttgtgcttaaaataagctcaaaaaaataattgggcccatttgacttatcttatctaaaacagcttataagccaaaaaaaaataagttagactaccccaacttattttttttagcttataagctgtttgcagcttataggcataagccgatccaaacaggctcttagttttcTCATTAGAAGTTTTCTATAATTTCTACTTGCATTGGCATTTGATAGAGTTTAATAAAAGTAGGCTTTATGatgaaagagttgaaagacatTTTTTAAGTGCTGTAGCTAATTCTATGAATAAGCAGTTACCTGTTTGGGGAAAGCTGAAACTAAGCTTTTGATGTGTTTGGACAAGAACTTTTTTTGGTTAAAGTAACTTAAATGCCTTTAAATTTGTTAAGAACTAAAATAAAGGTGATCATTGCAAGTTTTTTAGTTCTAAATCGATTCAGATACTAATTAATATAGGATGTCTGAATTTACTTTAAGAACTAAACTGATTGGATAAGGTTTTTCTAATAAATATAAGTTTATAGAATACCACTCTTATTAACTTTAAGAAATATGATATTCATTTGAGAGGATGTTGCTTCTAAGAAATTCAATAAAGATTTGGATATTCTTAATTGAAAGTAGCATAACTACATATTACTAAATTTGCTAAAATTTGAACAGTTTACATAAAATATTGTTGATCCAACAATAGTAAACCCCTGCAAATTTATGAAATTCCAAAGTACATAAGAAAAGGATTATGCAATATTGAGTATCAATTTAACCATACATGACTAATTATACCAAAATTAAAGAACTCAAACACAATAAATAAGAATccttattgaaaaaaaaaagaactcaaACACAATAAATAAGAATCTCACAGCAACTGTATACATCATCCTGTTAAAGAAAAGGAGTTTGCATAGATGCTTGAAATGACCTTTAAATATTAAGAAAAagaacattagcttttccagagTTCTGTGGACGTGCATCATCCTCTTAAAAAAAGGAGTTTGCATAGATGCCTGAAATGACCTAGAAATAATAAGAAAAAGAACATAAGCTTTTCCGGAGTTGTAGGTTCTGATTTAGTGACAATTTGTAGTTGGGAAGGGActaaagaaaaaccaagaaacttATTGATGATACAAAATATGCATATTAGAATGTCCAGAAAAAGAAGCTAAAGATATAGCGGAATGCTAATACATAAAGCAAGGTTTGTTGATCCAGGACATCAAATAAGGTTATCCCACAAAATAATTGGCTGTTGCACGGAATCTAAGAAAAGTGTATTTTGCTAAAGATGATCGCATATTGGGAGTCGTTAGAGAGCAAGAAAAGGGCATCAAAGGGTATTTAGGGGGTTATAAAAAATGTGAAAGATAATAGAGTAAAATGCTTGGTCAAACCAAAATAGCTTTAAGCTAAAAAATCATAAGTTTTGGCTTCAAAGCACTTGACTTAAAGCCACTTTTGATGTTTACCAAACACCAGGATACAAAGTTGTTTGGCAAGTCTTTACAAGCTTGTCAAGCTAGCTTCTATGTAATTCTTGGCTTATTTCGGTCTTTGATAAAGATCAAACTGCTTCTAAGTCAAAACGAGTCAACCACTTATAGTTTTTGGCTTAAATGTTTTTGGGGTTTGACCCAGAATTTTACTTTGTTATCCATCATATTTTCTTATAATTCCACAATAACCTTTACTACACTAATAATCTTAAATCTACTCTCATTGAAAGAATCAGCTCACTTTTAGTGTTAACAGCTCTAAAGACATTAAGTTAGCTTATCAAAAGAAGATTTTATCAGCATTTTTGCCAAATGTATTAATTGCTTATATTCAGTTATAGCACTTCTATCCAAACACGCAACTGCTTGTTCATAAATAAACCAGCTTCAACATTTAAAAGGGAAAAAGTTATTATCTGCATCACACAACTGACACTAGTTGTGTGAGACTTCTTTTTACACTTGGTCCACTTTTTTGTGAGACAAAAAGAAGCCTCACACAACTAGTGTCAATCGTGTTAGACACATAATAATGTTTTTCCTTAAAGGTGGTTGTTCAACATGTAGTGCTTAAGAGTTGCATCAGTCCAGCCAAGCCAAACAGGCTCTGGATCGTCTCAATCCAATAATCGATGAACTTTGGATGGTGGTTGGCTTAATTTATTTTTGTAGAAATATGGAATATTTGTTATTGAATAAAACGCGAAAGAGGGAGAGAAGTAAGGAGATTGCCTATGATTAAGTATGTGGCATTGGTTTTTGACTTTCAAGGCTAGTTTTCTCATCATTGATTtgcattgtctttctttatcACCATTCGAAACCAGGCAAAGACCACCAAGAAGATTGTCTTGAGATTGCAATGCCAAGGTTGCAAACACGTGTCGCAGCACCCAATCAAGGTCGGTTAACTGATAGATTTTTACTCTGCAGTTGCATTATTcattattataaaaaaatattcaCTGTGCTTGGTGTTGTGCAGAGGTGCAAGCATTTTGAGATTGGTGGGgacaagaaaggaaaaggaacctCTCTTTTCTAGATTGCCTGTGAAGCAGAATTTGATCTTTCTCTTCTGTTCTGTTACACTTCAGATATTTTTGTTATATTGAATGTAGTTCAGGAGTTCTGTTATCGACTCATGATTAATTATGTGTTCTGTCAGTGATAATCTTATCAGGAGATGAAATGAATACTTCAAGTTTTTGATTTAGCAGTTTTTATATTTTCTTGTTGATGGAATGATGCTTAAGCATTGGCTGCATTGTCCTTGGCTGCATAAATTCGTATGTTTTGCTTCTCCAAAGTAGTCTTTATATCGAAACATGTCCTTTAACTCAACCTCAAAGCTATGATTGATGGAGTAAGGGTTGTGCAATGATCATGTAAGGATCAATAGCTCATTTTCTCAATCAACCTGAAACATTCACTCCTGCATAGTGTCTGTACATATAACCTCAAAGCCTAGTGTTTTTTTGTCTTGGTCAGAGGCAGTTTAGGAGCCTGGTGGCAGGTCTAGCTATTCTTATTGGGTCATTTAAATCTCATAATGTGTATTTCCTCTTTCTCCTAGCAGGACGTATCATTGTTATGATCCTCAATATGCGAGTATCTTTTGTTACTCTACTCttcaaatataatgaaatataaTGAACATTACATTACTATATCCTCAAATTGAACATTACATTACTATATCCTCTATAAATATAATGAAATTCGTTGTGAAAATTCATAAAATTTACAGCAAATAactattatatttttattttattaaatattaatattttttttgaattttcataaggtatttcattatatttataGAGGATATAGTAATGTAATGTTCATTTTAAGGTCTTGATCGGTGGGAGAATGATGTCGCAAAAGTCATTGAAAATGATAAATCTCTCATGAGCAGCTGGTTTCGTTGGTTTGGAATCTTCCAACAAGTTTGAGACACCAAATTCCAACCGCCATTAAGGGCTAGGGATTTGCTTGTGAAAGTATTCTTCAGCCTTACCTGTCTGAATTTGTTTGTCCAAGTATGATATTTTAAAACTTCAAAACTTTGTTGCTAAGAAAAAGTAAAAACTTTCTTGCCAAGAAAAAGTAAACTTTGGTTGAAAAAAGCGTTTCTAAAATAAGATTTGTGCCGACAGTTTGCAGGGTTCACTTTAACTCTCCTGTTAACATGTGCTGCAAGAAACAATTAAGTGTTCATAGACGTACATTTGTAGTGTGTATAGCAAAGCTTTGAAATATAGAATGTTTACAAATCACATAACAGGAAAACTAGTGTTATAGATAAAATATTTTAAGTGGGAGCCTCTTGATATTCATAATCAAGAGACTTGGTGCCTACGCCTGATAAAATATTTCTCAATATACGTTGAGTTCAAATTCATCATGTTAAAAGGGAAGGGACTTATAGGTGTTAGGCTACAATCTCGTAGTCAGTGGATTGTAATTTCACTTTTTCTCCCACTTATTATTTCTCTGTGAGAACTTTCTCTTTGCAACTCGGCTCTTTATAGATAggcatttatttatttattttcaattaaAAAGGTATGAGTAGCCCCGAAAATTTTCAGTTATAATAATATTCTCAAAAACTCTTAGGTTCAAAGTCTTTGTATCAACGACCCTTAGACTGCATAGAGATAAGGAAAAATGATGGGATGTGCAACTGAACAGTCTTGTGTACTTTTAAtctttaataaaaataaaaattctaaTTTTACCTCCAAATTAATTTGGGAAACTAAAACCTTAAAAAGAGGGAAAAGAGGTGGAGGGATATTACGTTGCTTGTTGATCAAGTTTGACCATCTTTTCATCCCAAAAACAAAGGGGATGAAGTAATTTGTGGGACATACATAAAGGGGTGTTAGAATGTGGACCCTTCACCGACTAGAGTCCACTTCTTAATCAAAGAAACAAAGACTAATATgcgttttttgttttttctttcatTATGGAGTATGGCGTGTACGCTATTCTATACGCGTTAACAGTTTAACCGTCTGCTTTCTCATGCTCTATGTATGTGACCCCCCACCCGACTTGTCCACATCACCCAATACTTTCCTTatgattattttcttttttcctttcgtTTTAAACTTTTTGGGTTAGAGACTAAACCCGTGAATAATACAAgatgttttttcttttcttttgaattttttttgattGAAGTAGACTCCTGAATAGTATATGCAATGATTACGGAATAAAACGGATTAGGGCTTAAACTCTACCTCCAAAATTATTATGTGTTGATTTCTTATTTTTGTATGGTCGACTCCACATTTTGTCAGCAGTTATAAATACATCTAATACCCTTGTCGTTTGGCAGAacgtataagctgggatatcccaagattaatttttataccatatttggtagaaggtataaattaatcccgagataaatttataccttgtaccaaacatggtacaaaaattagtgctgggatatcccagcttataccttcttatcccacttatactgggattattttataccatctaaaagatggtataaaataatcccaatagatgggataaattagtcccgggattataatcccgggataatttcgactatctaccaaacgaccccttaatgtGAACTAATGTGTACTAATAGAGTCAGGGACGGAGCCAAGGGGTGGCCTGGATGTTCACCCGAACCCCTTTCGGCAAACAATTACCATGTATACACAaggttaacttattttttttatgtataaatagtagatgttgaacccccttagtttCCTCGTTTCTTAGTCTTTTATATTTTTTAACCCCTTAGTGAAAAATCCTGGCTTCGCCACTGAATACAGTTAAAGAGTTTTACTCAAAAATagtttttcttgtattttttttttttttaagagcgGTAAGGTTTTTTCTGTTGCTACATTAATTAATGCACTGATGAAGTAACGAGGAAAAGAAGAAACGCAATGGATTGAGAAAGGCTTGACATTTACCCGCATTAAGTATTTATACCAAGCCAATAAagttagtaggcgtttggccatgag
Encoded here:
- the LOC132601429 gene encoding large ribosomal subunit protein eL42 isoform X2, encoding MVNVPKTKKTYCKSKDCKKHTLHKVTQYKKGKDSLAAQGKRRYDRKQSGYGGQTKPVFHKKAKTTKKIVLRLQCQGCKHVSQHPIKRCKHFEIGGDKKGKGTSLF
- the LOC132601429 gene encoding large ribosomal subunit protein eL42 isoform X1 encodes the protein MSRTYVAFNYVNVPKTKKTYCKSKDCKKHTLHKVTQYKKGKDSLAAQGKRRYDRKQSGYGGQTKPVFHKKAKTTKKIVLRLQCQGCKHVSQHPIKRCKHFEIGGDKKGKGTSLF